Part of the Arthrobacter globiformis genome is shown below.
GCTCCCAAGGGGAGGCGGGGCACCGCTTTGCCTGCCCCGTGTGGCGATGCATCCTTGACCGCTCAAGGTTCCTCTAACGGACCGACTTCCAGGCAGCGAGTGGGAAATCTGGGACACTGACCAGATGGAACTCCGCGAACGGTTTGACTGGCGCGGACGACGGATCGCGTGGGGATGCAAAGGCTCAGGCCCGGCAGTTGTTTTCTGCCACGGCACTCCATGGTCGTCTGTCTTATGGGCTCCCTTCGCCGATGCCCTGAGCGACGACTTCACGGTCTATATCTGGGATATGGCCGGGTATGGGGAATCCACGAAAGCCCCAGAGCACCCAGTCGATCTGGGTGTTCAAGGAGAACTCCTCCCGGATCTCCTTGACGAGTGGGGCCTCGCTGACCCGCACATCGTCGCCCACGACTACGGAGGCGCTGTCTCGCTTCGCGCGCATCTGCTCCACCAACGGAGCTTCGCGTCGCTGTGCCTGGTGGACGTCGTTGCGTTGCGCCCCTGGGGATCGCCATTCTTCAACCTCGTGAAGGACAACCCGGATGTGTTTTCGCAGCTGCCGGCGGCCGTCCACCGGGGGGCACTTGACGCCTATATTCAAGGGGCAAGCCATTACGGACTGCGTCCAGAGATGCTATCTGTCCTCATTAGGCCATGGTTGGGAGACGAAGGCCAGACGGCGTTCTACCGCCAGATCGCCCAAGCGGACGAACGATTCACGGAGCAGTTCGAAACCAAGCTGGGCGGTATCGACCTTCCGGTGCACATTATCTGGGGAGAAGAAGATACCTGGATACCAGTGGACCGCGCGACCCGAATACAAGAGTCAGTGCCCGGCGCGACGCTGAAACTCGTCGCCGGTGCCAGCCATCTCATTCACTACGACGCTCCGGTCGCGCTGTCGAATGAAGTTCGTCGGTGGCTCGCAGGCCAAGCCCTCTGAGGGTTCCCCTAATGACGTAGCCGTGGCCTGCTGTGCTCATACTACTGACCGGCATATATGCGCTGCATGGCCTGCTTCATGATGGGTGCGACCTCAGCCGGATGGACCGCCTGGGGCTCGCTCGCATAGACATCTCCGGTGATGGCAGCGCGTAGTTTCTCCCAGGCGGAGAACTGTCCGGGGAACCTTATGAACCAACGGAAACCTCCCGGGCGCTTCTCCACACCGGCATCGGCCAGGTACGAGTTGGCTCCCTCGTCCACGATCTGCCGGTCACGGGCTGTAAACGCTTCGGTGGACTCGGTGACTGTGCCGTCCTTGTCGGTCCTCGTCACGGTCACCGTCCTGGCGCTGTCATCCACTGCAGGACGGCGCCGGAGGTTCTCTGGACCGGCAGCCCAGCCGATCAGGGCGCCCCAGCCGTTCTCATCGAGTTCAGCCCAGCCTTCCCCCGGTCCACCCTCGGGCACCGACTCCCACACGCTTTGATCGCTGGCCATGCCTGCTGCCGTCAGCCGTTCTCGCGTCCGGGCAGCGGGGCGCCGTTGAGGAATGCTTCGTACTCGGCCCGTACATCCTCCTCGATTTCCGGCTGCTGGCTGCTGTACCGGACATCCGTCCGGTCCCGTTTGGGTCCGGAGATCCAGAATTCCTCGCCGGTGTCCAGGCCGTAGAAATTGGAATCGAACCCACCGTAGCGTTCCAGGGTCCGGCCACGGAAGTACGCCGTCTGCCATGACTTGGAAAACCGCAGCCTGGTGATCCAGGCAGGCCCGCGGTCTGTGTTGAAGCCGGTCTTCAGCTGGACGTACATGATCCTCTCGGGCATGGCCTCATCGTAGCGGCAGGTGCCGGCGCCGGCAGGCCGGTTTTTCTTGATGCGGTCTTGATCGTCCCCCGTGGGGTCCTTGATGCTCCCCTAGGAGACTGTTCTTACCGGCAAGGAAGCCGGTTGAACGCAGCACTGTCGACGCCCCCTTCACACGCTCGGAGCACTCCGGCATCAACAAGTGACCCCTGCACGTCCCCTCCGTCGTCTGTCGCCCCCAAGCACGCGGCGGAGGGGGCCCAACCGGAGGGCAAGGGTGCTTTGGCAGCTGCCATCGGGACCCGAGAAGGAGTAGCCAGTGCACACACTGTCCGTTGAGAGACAGAAGCCGACCCTGGACGCGCAGCACCTGCAAAAACTCTCCGAAGAGGCATCCCCGGTCATCGCAGAGTCCTTCGCGAAGGACTACGCAGCGCTCCTCCCCCGGCGGGTTGGGCGCGTCGTCCACGCGGTGAATCTCCGGGACCGAGACATGGCCAAGGATGCCTCGCTGCGCCTGAAAACAACGTCATGGCTGGCCGGGACACTGCGGATGAACCAACTGTGCCGCGAACTGGAGCGGGCCCTGGCTTTGGACGACTGGGCAGCAGCAATCTCGGTCGCGCGGAACATTGAGCTGCACCTGCCTCGCCTGCAGGATGTCCTGGCGTGCCGTCCCCGCCCCGCCCTTGCGGGGCCATAGCTCTGTCTTTCCCGCACGGCGTCGCCCGCCCGCGCTATTCCTAAATCAGGTACCGACTTCCCGGGCGCCGGTACCTCATCCGGCTTAGTGTGATGGTCGGAGTCGGCGGCGAGGGTGCGTATCGGAGACCGCGTGCACCCATCCCAGCCGCCGCCGGCTCCACTGTCCGCAAGTGGGATTGTCCGCAAGATTTTGCCGAATACGTCGCGCAGCGCGGCTCAACGGATCCAGGGCCTGGGCTCTCGGAAAATACTGCCGGCTGGCCTATGGTCTGCGGGCTACCGTCAGCAGATCGCCGACCTCGCAACCCAGCACTTCGCAGACCGCCGTCAAGGTGGAGAACCGAATTGCCTTGGCCCGGTCGTTTTTCAGCACAGACAGATTTACCAGACTGACACCGACGCGCCTGCTCAGCTCGGTCAGGGTCATGCCGCGGTCCGCCAGCAGTTCATCGAGCCGGCAGTGAATGCCTGAACCTTCCTCGGCTGGCATCAGACGAGCCCCTCGGTGTCCTGCTGAAGCCGGCCCCCGAACTGGAAGACCCCACCCACGAGCAGCAGGACGATGCCCAGCATCAAGGGGGTGGCGTTGAATTCG
Proteins encoded:
- a CDS encoding alpha/beta fold hydrolase is translated as MELRERFDWRGRRIAWGCKGSGPAVVFCHGTPWSSVLWAPFADALSDDFTVYIWDMAGYGESTKAPEHPVDLGVQGELLPDLLDEWGLADPHIVAHDYGGAVSLRAHLLHQRSFASLCLVDVVALRPWGSPFFNLVKDNPDVFSQLPAAVHRGALDAYIQGASHYGLRPEMLSVLIRPWLGDEGQTAFYRQIAQADERFTEQFETKLGGIDLPVHIIWGEEDTWIPVDRATRIQESVPGATLKLVAGASHLIHYDAPVALSNEVRRWLAGQAL
- a CDS encoding DUF5956 family protein; translated protein: MASDQSVWESVPEGGPGEGWAELDENGWGALIGWAAGPENLRRRPAVDDSARTVTVTRTDKDGTVTESTEAFTARDRQIVDEGANSYLADAGVEKRPGGFRWFIRFPGQFSAWEKLRAAITGDVYASEPQAVHPAEVAPIMKQAMQRIYAGQ
- a CDS encoding helix-turn-helix domain-containing protein, with the protein product MPAEEGSGIHCRLDELLADRGMTLTELSRRVGVSLVNLSVLKNDRAKAIRFSTLTAVCEVLGCEVGDLLTVARRP